Proteins encoded by one window of Fischerella sp. PCC 9605:
- a CDS encoding DUF928 domain-containing protein, whose protein sequence is MVRNNQPEKQMKLACVIPLLLLSLVNNPLQVQAQVAQPITNRSASTQNNLSELKFPHNGAPIGRRQGGARRNGCPNLNQPLTALVPGEETPEESKSFLALTVSEYPTFWVYLPQLPTNLRSGEFIFQDESGKDIYRTLVSLPQQAGIIGINLPSNPQYALKTNSKYQWYFKIYCGESQNTSDYFYVKAWIQRVPFNTSLESQLKTVKPGKYKVYAVNYLWQDAVTNLAQLRSTNSDSRVLAEDWAKLLEAVNLEEFAGASIVGHYNLQR, encoded by the coding sequence ATGGTCAGGAATAACCAACCTGAAAAACAGATGAAACTTGCTTGCGTTATCCCTTTGCTTCTCCTGAGTCTTGTGAATAATCCTCTACAAGTTCAAGCACAGGTAGCTCAACCAATTACAAACCGTTCTGCTAGCACGCAAAACAACCTCAGCGAATTGAAATTTCCACATAACGGCGCACCCATTGGTCGCCGTCAAGGCGGAGCAAGACGCAATGGTTGTCCCAACCTAAATCAACCTCTCACTGCCTTAGTGCCTGGAGAAGAAACACCAGAAGAATCAAAATCTTTCTTAGCATTAACAGTTTCTGAATATCCCACTTTTTGGGTTTATTTGCCACAATTGCCCACAAATCTACGCTCTGGAGAATTTATTTTTCAGGATGAATCTGGCAAAGACATTTACCGCACACTGGTTTCGCTGCCTCAACAGGCTGGTATTATTGGCATCAACCTACCATCAAATCCACAATACGCACTCAAAACAAACAGTAAATATCAATGGTACTTCAAAATTTATTGTGGTGAGTCGCAAAATACATCTGATTATTTTTATGTGAAAGCATGGATACAACGCGTGCCTTTCAATACTAGCCTTGAAAGTCAGTTAAAAACAGTAAAACCAGGTAAATACAAGGTCTATGCTGTTAATTATCTTTGGCAAGATGCTGTAACTAATTTAGCTCAACTGCGAAGCACCAATTCAGATTCACGAGTGCTGGCAGAAGATTGGGCAAAATTGTTAGAAGCTGTTAATTTGGAAGAATTTGCAGGGGCATCAATCGTTGGGCATTACAATCTGCAAAGATAA